DNA from Chloroflexota bacterium:
GAGCCGGGCCTGGAGACGACGCGCTACTTTCATCCGACCGCGAACACCTATGCCAGCGGCGTACACGTTGGAATCGTCGAGGTCGACGTCGAGACCGGCCAGGTGGCGCTCAGGCGCTACGCGGTAGTCCACGATTGCGGCAAGGTGATCAATCCGACAGTCGTGGACGGGCAGGTGCGCGGCGGCGTGGCGCAGGGAATCGGGAACGCCCTGTACGAAGAGATGGTCTACGACGACGAAGGCCAGCCCCACACGACGAGCTACATGGACTACGTCATCCCGACGGCGATGGAGGTACCGAACATCGCCGTCGGGCACGTGGAGACCCTCTCACCGCTCAACCCGGAGGGGATCAAAGGGGCAGGCGAAGGGGGGACGATGCCGGTCCCGGCTGTCGTCGCC
Protein-coding regions in this window:
- a CDS encoding molybdopterin cofactor-binding domain-containing protein; amino-acid sequence: EPGLETTRYFHPTANTYASGVHVGIVEVDVETGQVALRRYAVVHDCGKVINPTVVDGQVRGGVAQGIGNALYEEMVYDDEGQPHTTSYMDYVIPTAMEVPNIAVGHVETLSPLNPEGIKGAGEGGTMPVPAVVANAVEDALKPLDVNVDRMSLRPDRLLELIDAARTLRG